In Rhizobium sp. NLR16a, the DNA window AACCTCGCTGCGGCACGGTCTTGATCAGCCCCTCCGCCTCAAGCCTCGGGATGAGCTCCCGGATGGCGCCAAGCGTCAGCCCGGTCAGCTCGACGAGCCGGCGCTGCGACACGAACTGGCCCGGACGCACGTCACGGGCCAGCAGGTGGCGCGTGAAACTTGCATAGGCCTTTTCCCGCAGTGTCGGCTGCTCTTCCGTTTCGTTCATCGCCTCCCCCGCAAACATGGCTGACCTATGCGGCTTTCGATTGAAAAAGACGGTCAAAAGCAAGGGCAAGCTGTGCCTGCGCTTCGCCGGATAATGAAACGAGCGGCGGACGAACCGCAACCCAAATCTCCTCCAAGGTCGTACGCGCGATCATCGTCTTCACGGCCGGAATGACTGGGTGTTTCAGCAATTCAAGGACGAAATCGGCAACGCGAGTATCGTCCCTGCCCTCTTCGGCCACCGGCTTGAGTTCGCGGGGCACAAAATTCGCCATGCCCGATATGGCGCCCTGGCCGCCAAGCCGCACGGCCCTTGCGAGGTGCCGCTCGTCCCCGACCAGGATGATGAGATCACTATGCGCTTTAAGAAGCGCCTCCGTATAGGGCCAGTCGCCGGAGGAATCCTTGACGCCTGTGACGATATGGGGAAAGGCGGTCCGCAGTCGGCCGATCAGCGACACGCTCAGCGGCACCATGGTCACGGAGGGAAGATTGTAGACGATGATATCGCGGGCCTTGTCGCCCAACAGGGCGAATACGGCTGAGAACCACTGGAAGACGCCGTCGTCGCTGACGTTCTTGAAATAGGACGGCGGGGCAAGAAGGATGTTGCGGGCGCCCAGGGAAAGAGCCTGACCGGCCTGCATCGCCGCATCCTCTGCGGCATCGACCAACACGCCGACGATGATGTTGCCCGGTGCGATGCCGGCATCGAGAAAGGCTGCCACTATGCGTTCCCGTTCGCCATTCCCGATGGAAGACCCCTCACCTGTCGTCCCGAACAGCGTCACGCTGGAGCACCCGGCGGCAAGACAGCGCCGCGCTTGCGCGATCATCGCCTCGATCGCAATATTGCCATCGCTATCGAACGGCGTGGCGAGAGCGACGGAGAGCCCGAATCTTGATGCCAACTTTGTTCCTCCCGGCTAATGAGTCAAGTGTAGCGGACTGACATGTTAGTTGTAAAGAGTTGATCGTATCGGTCGTGGCGGAGGCTCTCTTGGCACAATATTGCCAGTGGCTGTAAAGCAGACGAAACTCGTTTCTCTGGAAAGTACGGCTTTAGTAGCAAAAACGGCCAATGGTGGGGCCTGCCTTTAATGACGACAGATGAAAGCTTTCGTCACGTCGACAAATGTGCTACTGAGTAGCAAACTCGGCTCGATGGAGATAAACCGATGAGTGTCAAGTCGTCGATCTCGCTGACCGACCAGCAGGACGCGTTTGCCCGGTCGCTGGTGGAGAGCGGCCGGTATTCCAGCATGAGTTCCGTTCTTCAGCAGGGCCTAGAGCTTCTCCGCGTAAAGACGGAAAGCGAGACCGTCGAAACGGCAGCGCTTCGCGAATTAATCCAGCGGCGTTTGAACGGCCCGAGGATTTCCACGACGGAAATGGAAAGCCGCGTCGAGACAATGATCGACCGGAAGCGGCGGGCTGATCGTGTGGACCCTTGAATATTCCGAGGATGTCGAACGCGATTTTGAGTTGATTTTTGATCATCTCTTCGACTCCTATGTCGAACTCGGAGACTCGCCTGACGAGGCTTTGGAGCGTACCGCTGAACGAATCCGTAAATCGCGTGTCGAAATCGACCGTCTCGTCGATACGCCTTATATCGGGACATTGCGCCCCGACATTTACCCTGGCATCCGTTTTCTTCGGAGGGACAAGACGGCGGTCTGGTTCTTGCCCGTAGAAAATAATCGCAAGATCGTTA includes these proteins:
- a CDS encoding type II toxin-antitoxin system ParD family antitoxin, translating into MSVKSSISLTDQQDAFARSLVESGRYSSMSSVLQQGLELLRVKTESETVETAALRELIQRRLNGPRISTTEMESRVETMIDRKRRADRVDP
- a CDS encoding dihydrodipicolinate synthase family protein, yielding MASRFGLSVALATPFDSDGNIAIEAMIAQARRCLAAGCSSVTLFGTTGEGSSIGNGERERIVAAFLDAGIAPGNIIVGVLVDAAEDAAMQAGQALSLGARNILLAPPSYFKNVSDDGVFQWFSAVFALLGDKARDIIVYNLPSVTMVPLSVSLIGRLRTAFPHIVTGVKDSSGDWPYTEALLKAHSDLIILVGDERHLARAVRLGGQGAISGMANFVPRELKPVAEEGRDDTRVADFVLELLKHPVIPAVKTMIARTTLEEIWVAVRPPLVSLSGEAQAQLALAFDRLFQSKAA
- a CDS encoding type II toxin-antitoxin system RelE/ParE family toxin, with product MIVWTLEYSEDVERDFELIFDHLFDSYVELGDSPDEALERTAERIRKSRVEIDRLVDTPYIGTLRPDIYPGIRFLRRDKTAVWFLPVENNRKIVIAAIFYGAQDHIRHMLARMLAR